The Mucilaginibacter sp. PAMB04168 genome contains the following window.
TGTTATTTTGGTTACGCTTGCCTCGTTTAGTGGTAATGAGTACAATGCCGTTTGCTCCCCTCGAACCATATAAGGACGTTGCAGAAGCGTCTTTTAATACCGATATGCTCTCTATATCATCGGGGTTGATATTACTGATCACACCCTCGTATGGTGCCCCGTCAACCACGTATAACGGCCCGTTACCATTGTTGATAGAACTGAATCCACGAATACGAATATCAGGACCATCGCCCGGTTGCCCGCTGCCAGCATTAGTTTGGACGCCAGGGAAAGCGCCAACCAAAGCGCTGTTTAAATTGGTAATCGCTCTCTTATCAAAATCTTTACTGGTAATTTGCGCTACTGAATTGGTAAGTTCACGCTTGGTTGATGTGCCGAAGGCGACCTGCACCTCGTTCAGCTGCGTTACCTGCGGCTCCAGCTTCACACTTATTTTGTTGCCCGGACCAATGGGAGCCTCTAAAGTTGCATATCCCAAAAAGCTGAAACGTAAAGTTTTGACATTATCAGGTACGTTAATGGAAAAACGGCCTTCTTTATTTGTAATTGCCACGGTTTGGCTGCCTTTGATACGCACCGTTACGCCCTGAAGCGGAAAGTCTGTATCGGCAGCAGTTACTATACCGGTAACCACTTTTATAGCATTTGAATTAACTACTGTAACCTGATCGGCTTTTTCTTTTACGATGATAATTTTTTCCTGCACCTCATAAGTAAAGGGCTGATCTTTAAACACAGCGCTGAGCACATCATTCAACTCAGTGTTTTTTACATTTAAAGTAATGCTGTTGGCGTTTGATAAGGAAACGTTGTTGTAAATAAAAAAGTAACCTGTTTGCTGGCGCAGCTTTTTAAATACTGACTTGATTGATGCATTTTTTACAGATACACTTACTTTTTGAGCATAGGTTGCTGCGCTTACCTGTAAAGCAAAAACCAACACTATAAGACTTGTAATTTTCATGATGAGGAAGGCCTTTCTTACTCCTTTTTTATACTTTGAATGCGTGTTTCGATGCGCCGATAAAGGCATGGCAAGGGCTTTACAATGTATAGGTTGTTTCATACATTTGTTGTGTTTGGGTTTGTCATTAAATCAATAGAGGGTTTTAATTAAGACCAGACATTTATGGCCCTTTCCGACTGCAACCGGGGAGGGTTTTTTATCTGGAATTGTAATTGCATACTCTTCTAAGTAGCTGGTTTCATCAATTAATCGGGGGAGTTTTAATGTTTACGAATAGTTTTTACAATTATCTTATTGCCTGAAATTTCAAACCTTACACCTCCTGTAAGCTCCAGAACATGTAGTACTTTAGACACATTGCTGTTACGTGGTATTACACCGGTAAAGCTCATTTGCGGCTTGGCACCTGCATATTCAATTTCCAAATCATACCATCGCTCAATCTGTTTCATAACGTCATCAATGGTATGGTTATCAAATAAGAACAGGCCGTTTTTCCATGCTATCACATCTTCTGCATCAATCTCTTTTATTTGAAGCTGGTCTACCCCTGCCTGAAACAATGCCTGCTGACCCGGTTTTAAAATTTGCTGATGCGATAAATGGGCAACTTGTACAGCGCCTTCGAGCAAGGTAGTTTCCTTAACCTTATCGTCTGGGTAAGCCATCACATTAAAGTGAGTTCCTAATACCTTTACCTCGGCATCGGCTGTTTGTACTATAAAGGGCTTTGTCTTATCCTTGGCAACTTCAAAATACGCTTCACCACTTAATGTAACCTTACGGGTTTTATCTGCAAATGCAACCGGGTAGGTAATAGATGAAGCAGCATTTAGCCACACATTAGAGCCGTCGGGTAACACCAGGTGGTACTGCCCGGCCCGAGGAGTAGCTAATGTATTATAGGGCACATCGCTGTTTTGTACAGCCGCCACCTGTTTATCATTTGCGGCTTCATAAACCAGCAGGCCGTCACCAGCCTTATCAATGGCAATTCCGTTCTCTTTCCTTATAATTCCCTTGCCTGCATTATCCAAAGTTATTTGCGAGCCATTAGCTAATGTTAGTACGGCTTTATTGCCACCTGCCTTAACATCTTTTTTAGCTGCAACCTGTTGATGCTGTTGTTGTGGCCGCTGCAGTGTCCATAAACCGTAACTGGTTATTAACAACAGCATAGCGGCAACCATATACTTTATCCATGTGTTAGTCTGTACAGGTTTCGCTGGCTTACCGCCGGTTATGTTAGTGTAAACATTATCCCAGTCCACCTGATGCACGTCTGCATTGATCTCGCTGGATTTATAAGTTTCATCCATAAAAGCCAACAAGTCGTCTTTGCTTTCACCTTGCTTGATAATGGCAAACAGCTCACGAAGTTCTTCCTGCGTACATGTTTTATCGGTGTACCTTTTCAAAAGGTAATTATGGCGTTCTTTATCCACAGACATATTTCTTAAGCAGACAGTACATAGCCTGGCTGTTTAATAGTATAGACTGTTAAAACTCAATATAGGACCGGAAATATTTTATAATTGTTAAGAAAAGTGAAAGAGGAGATGAACAAGACCTGATAAGTTTGCTATCAGCTACAAGTAAAAGCTGGAAAATTAGGGTCTGCTGCCGGTAATTACCATAAGCAACAGGCTTACTATTACCGAATTTTGAGTTAAATAACACCTAATATGTTTTAGCACCTCAACTATAATATTTTTTACCCTGCTTTTAGATAAGCCGGTTGCTGCGGCAATCTCTTCATGGCTCATATGATCCGATCGGCTCATATTAAAAACTGCCTGCTTTTGATCTGATAGCTGAGAAAGTGCAGAGTTGATCAATAGCCCACACTCTCTTGCTAATAAAGAATCTTCGGTTGTATTAGCCTCCTGTTGCATGTTGCTCCATGCCAGCGTAATTGATTGCTCGTTTCGGGCTATTCGGGAAAGATAATCGTAAGTTTTGTTGCGTGCTATAGTATATACATAGTTGCGCGGCTGTTCAATTAGCGTAAGACCCGCCCTATTCTTCCATAAAACCATGAATGTTTCCTGCACAATCTCTTCTGCATCTGCTGCTGAGTGCACAAACTTGCTTACAAAAGTGAAAATTTTGTTCTTGTATGCATCGTACAATAACTTAAAGGCTGCTTCATCGCCAGTTGATAAGCGATAAAGAAGCAACTTTTCATTTTGAACGTCATAAGCTGGCATAACTTTCACAGAATAACACTTAAACTCACATTTACGACCGTAATTTAAATAAAAACATGTTATTAAGAGTAATTCCCCAATAAATTGATGCATTATTATGAAATTTAAAACATTTTGATGCAATTCCTTTTACATAACGTCAACATAAATGCATTTTAAATAAAATTATCTTTAAAAATAATAAATCTTAAAATGCCAGGAAGCACCTGCTAACTCAAATAGTTTAACGGTCAGATAGCTGCCCATAACAGAGATTCTTAGTATGGCTATAGTAAATACAACTTAATGTAAAAGCTAAAGCCGTTACCTAAAAGGAACGGCTTTAGCTTTTAATGTAAATACTTTAATAAGTCCTGCCTCTGATTAAACGGATTTATTTCTATCCTTACAAACTTAGGTAATGATAAAATAACCGGGTAGAAGCTAACAGGCACTGCTATGCCTGAATGTGATTTCAGCGTTCGATTTACTGAAGCTCGAATTCGGCGTTTAGCTTAATATCATCAGATGCGCTACCAATCATAATTTTAAACCTTCCGGGTTCGGCCACCCACTGCAGCTTTCTGTTGTAGAAACAAAGCTTATCGTAAGTAATTTGAAACTTGATGATCTTGGATTCTCCGGGCTTTAATGATACTTTCTGAAAATCTTTAAGCTCTTTAACCGGGCGGGCCAAGGAAGCTACCGGGTCCTGAAGATATAATTGTACTACCTCCTCGCCGGCGTACTTACCTGTATTGGTCAGCTTAAAGCTAACACCTACCATTTCATTTCTTTTTACTGCTTTTTTGCCCAGCTTTAAATCGGTATATGCAAATGTAGTATAGCTCAATCCATGCCCAAAAGCGTACTGCGGCGTGTTGGGCACATCAATGTAAGCTGATTTATACTTAATGTCTTTAGGACTTTTGATGGGGCGGCCTGTGGTGTAACTGGCATAACTTAAAGGTATCTGCCCTACTGCCCGCGGAAAGGTTGCCGGTAGTTTGCCCGACGGATTATAATCGCCAAAAAGCACATTGGCTATAGCATTCCCACCTTCGGCACCTGGCCACCATGCATATAGTATAGCCTTGGCTTTTTCAGCAATCTGGTTAAAGATCATGGGGCGGCCAGCCATTAGTACAACTACAACCGGTTTACCTGTAGCGCTGATGGCGTTAAATAATGCTTCCTGCCGGCCAGGTAAGCGAATATCAGCCCTTGATTTAGACTCACCGCTCATATCCCAAGATTCGCCGAGCGCCATTACCACAATGTCAGCTTTTCGAGCGGTAGCTACAGCATCGTCAAAGTTGCCGCCTAGATTACCCATAACATCTGTACCCTCAGCACAAATTAAGTTTATACTATCGTTTACTTTATTTTTTAAACCTTCGTACAAACTAGTAACCAGTGTAGTGTCTGACTGCGGTATCCAGCTGCCCTCCAAATCGCGCTTTGATTTAACGAGCGGACCGATTAAGGCAATGGTTTTTATTGTTTTGGAAAGAGGTAATAAATGGTTTTCATTTTTAAGTAACACCATAGATTTTTGAGCTACATCACGCGCAATGAGCTTGTGCTGAGGATCATTCAACACCAGCTTTTCACGGGTTTCGCTACTGAAACGGTAAGGGTCCTCAAATAAGCCCAGCTCAAACTTTTTATACAAAATGCGTCGTACCGCATCGTCGATGAGTTTTATATCTACTTTCTTGTTTTTTACAAGCTGCACTAAGCTGGTAATGTAGGCATGGCTTTCCATATCCATATCACTGCCAGCGGTTATAGCTTTAAGTGCCGCATCGGTATTGTTACTTGCATAACCCCACGAAACCATTTCGCCTATAGACCCCCAGTCGCTTACCACAAAGCCTTTGTAGCCCCATTTGCCTTTTAAAATATCACGTTGCAGATAGGTGTTTCCTGTGGCTGGTATGCCATTAAGCGTATTGAACGAGTTCATGAAGGTAGCCACCCCTGCATCTGCTGCCGCTTTAAACGGTGGCAGATAAGTTTCCCAAAGCATATTATCGCTCATATCAACTGCGTTATAATCACGTCCGGCTAAGGCTGCACCGTAAGCCGCAAAGTGTTTGGCACAGGCCATTACCGCATCTATACCACCCAACTTTTCACCCTGGAAGCCTTTCACCCGCGCTTTTGCAATCATTGAGCCGAGGTAAGTATCCTCACCCGCACCTTCCATTACACGGCCCCAGCGCGGATCACGGCCTACATCAACCATAGGTGCAAACGTCCAGTGCTGACCAACTGCAGCTGCTTCCTTGGCAGCAATATGAGCCGATTGCCTGATGGCATCCATATCCCATGAAGCCGCTTCGGCCAACGGGATAGGAAATATGGTTTTATACCCATGTATAACATCAAGGCTAAACAACAACGGAATTTTAAGGCGCGACTGCATAGCTACCGCCTGTATTTCGCGCGTGTCCTTAGCACCTTTTACGTTAAGCATAGAACCTACCAGCCCACTTTTGATATCATTAAGCTGGTTGGTTTTACGCTCACTTACCGGACCGGTTACCTCTTTACCTGAGTACTGGTTTAGCTGGCCTACCTTTTCCTCCAGCGTCATTAACCGTAGTAAGGAATCCACACGCTGGTTAATCGTTTTCTTTTGTGCGCTTGCCGTTGCCGCCCATATGCCAAGTATGAGCAGCGTGCCAAGGAGTTTTCTGTAACTAAACATGTTGTAGGAATAATCATCGTCTTTGAGTTCTCGCCAGAGCCCATCAGGGCCGTATCTGCAAGCCATCAAAGAAGTAATAAAAGTTTGTTTTTCTTAAGTAATTTAAATCATACAAACAGGCTCTGGCATCATCACCCCAAGCCGAATCAGCATCACCTACATTCCACAGTGTAATACCCCATCGCTGGTTAACCGGTACTATACGGGTATATATCTCAACTACATCCTTGTAAAGCTGCTTTTGCTGCAACTCACGAGTGGTTATTGTTGAAGCTGATAATACGGTATTGGCATCTTGCTCGGCTGCCGAACGCAGGTTTACATCCAGCTCAGCTATGAATACTTTTAAGCCTGTTTGTTTCATTTTTAAAATGGCAGCCTCTACGTTTTCCTTAGGTGTATTGTAACGTATATGCATCTGCATGGCTACGCCATCAATAATGGGCAGGCCACCTTCGGTTATGGCTTTTAAGGCCATTACTTTGTTATAGATCGCGTTGCGTTTGCTCACACTATAATCATGACCATAGTCGTTATAAAAGAGCTTCAGATCGGGGTTGTTATTGGCGTTAGCTGCTTGCCTCGCGTACCTGAAAGCTGTTTCAATATATGATTCGCCCATGTAGTTCATCCAAATGCTGCCTTCGGCAGTGTTGCCGGTACGCAGTGCGCCTGCATCATCATAAGCCTCATTCACCACGTCCCATGATTTTACCAACGGCTGGCCATTCACATCTTTAAAGTTGTTGGTGTAGTAAGCTATGGTTTTGTCAATATGCCGCTTCATCATATTCCGTAGCGTATCTGCCTTTTGCGCGTTTGATGCACTGGCCGTACGAATATCCGTAACATGCTGCGGCAATGCCCGGTGCCATACCAAAACGTGCCCATGAATACGTGCAAAATGAAAATCCTTGGCAAACTGAGGAATAGTGCTTTTAGCGGTAAAGTTCCAGACATACTTTGATGTGTTTAAAGCATTCATCTTCATGTCGTTCTCAGCGGTAAGGCAGCTGTACTGCTTTTTAACCATTTCACGATAAGCAGAGCCCACCTCTGCCAGCAACGAAGAGTTAACTGCTGCACCAACCAGCACGTTGGGGTTAGCCTCTTTTAAAATCTTTTCAGAATCAGCGAAGGCATGGTAATTACCGGTTTCAATCAGGTCCTTCGAAAGCCCTGTGTTTGCCGCTTCTTTCTTGCAGGCGCCCATCGCCATGCAAGCAGCAATTAAGGTTAATGTTACATTTCTCATAATATAGATTTATTGGTTTCATATGGTTAGCAGCTGTTTATTTTACGCCATCTAAAATGCCTTGGTAGGCAGGTTTTCGGTTGTAATTGTTATCAAAAGGCAGTGGCCAGTCGGGTCGGTTATAGTTACCGGTTATCCAGGTGTCGGCGTCTGACACGTTCCAGGTAGTAATGCCAAATTGCTGTGTCTTAGGTATGGCATTGTATGCTTTTACAATGTATGCGTACTTTTGTGCCTGCGTTTGAGCCAAAGCCGGAGTTAAGGTGAGGCTCTGATTGTCATCCGGGTTCATGGCAATGTCCAATTCAGATATATGAACTTTTAAGCCGGTTTGCGCCGCAGTGGTTATGGCAGTTAGCCAGTTGCTTTCGGTCAGGTTATAACGCGTATGCATTTGCATACCTATACCATTGATAGGAATACCTCTTGTTTTTAAATTATTAACCAGGTTCAAGATAGCGGTACGCTTGGTTGGGCCATATTCATGACCGTAATCATTATAAAACAACAAGGCGTCAGGGTCGGCCTCGTGTGCGTATTGAAAGCTGCGGGCTATGTAATCAGGCCCCAGCTTTTGCAGCCAGATACTGTTGCGCAAAGTACCGTCATCTTCAAAAGCTTCATTAACTACATCCCACGAGGCTACTTTACCTTTAAAGTGCGTTACTATGGTTTGAATATGTGTTTTAAGCAAGTTCTCCCAAGCAGCGGCATCACCCTGAAAATTGGTGATCCATGCCGGCAAAGATTTGTACCACACCAGGGTATGACCGTGTATACGCTTGTTGTTCTGTTTGGCAAAGTCAACCAGGTAGTCGGCATCGGTCCAGTCATACGTGTTTTGCTGTGGGTGCAAACTGCCGGTTTTCATGGCATTTTCGGCCGTTAAGCTGCTGTATTCTTTTACAACAGTGGCCCTATACGCCGTATTGGTTTTTAGCAACCCGATGTTTACCGCCGCACCAAACGGAAACGGCAAGCTGTTTTGCAAGGTTGTATTATCCGGAACCACTGGTACGACAGGTGCCGCAGGATTTGGATCGGTGGTTACGCCGCGCTTTGAACAAGCCAGCACCATAGAACAGGATAGCATGGCTAACAGAAGAAGCTTTTTCATAAAGTTGATGTTATTTATACTTCAGTTGTACCTGATCATAAAAATTTTTGAGCACGTAGAAAGCAAGTTTCTTTTTGCCCGTTTCAGACACCAGTCCCTTACGGTTCCAAAAATTCTGATAAACCGGGTGCTGGCGGCGTGGTGAACGAAAATCGGCCAGTATCCAGGGCGTCATACCACGCAAGGCGGTAATTTTGCCCAGCATGGCTATCTGGTTCTTATATAATGCTTCCTGGTATTCCTCGCTCCAGCGGGTATTAGCATCAGCATGGTAACCGGCCAGGGCATCGCCGCCAAACTCGGTTATCACTACCGGCTTGTTGTATTTAATGTTGAAGTTGTACTTGGTAATGCCTGATGGATCTCCACCCCAGTACCAGCCTGCATACTCGTTAAAGCTTACCAGGTCCAGTTTTTCGCCAAGCGGATCATCAACAATAGCCTCATTTCCTTTGCGGTGCACTTCTAAGGCGGCAGCAACTAAACGGGTATTATCCAAGCTGCGGGCTTTACTGGCCAGGCTGCTCATAAATTTAAGCCGTGGTTCGCTTACGGGTGTTTCGTTACCTATTGACCATACAACAATGCTGGCCCTGTTGGCATCGCGGGTTATTAATCCGGTAAGCTGATTTTCTGCATTTTGGTAAGTAGCAGCGTTTTCCCATGAGATAGTCCAGTATACCGGCACTTCGGCCCAAACCATTAAGCCCATCTCGTCGGCCAGGCGCAGCATTTCTTCGTTGTGCTGGTAGTGCGCCAGGCGAACATAGTTACAGTTCATCTCTTTAGCCCAAGTAAGCAGCATTTTTAAATCACCGGTTGAACGGTTACGGCCCTTTAATAACGGGTTCTCATCGTGTATTGAAATACCTCTTAAAAAAACCGACTTACCATTCAACAATATATCTGTACCCTTTACCTGTATGGTGCGGAAACCTATACGGTCGGCCACGTTATCGCTTGCACTGCTTAAAGTAACATTGTAAAGCTTAGGGTTTTCGGGCGACCAGTAGCTTAATTTCTTAACCGGCAGATTAATTAAAGCACGCCCATTACCATCAGTTTTAAGCTTAATTTTTACGCCCGCTTCGGGTATGTTCAATGTCACTGTTTGCGAGAGGTCTTTACCATCTAACTGCACATAACCTTCCAAGTGCGCAGCATCGCCTTTGGCTAACTGCACTTTGTAGTCGGCTATGTAAGTATCAGGCACTTCGGCTATAAATACATCGCGGGTTATGCCGCCATAGTTCCACCAGTCGGTATTAATGGTGGGTATTTCGTCCTGCTTACGGCTGTTATCTGCTTTAACTACCACAAAGTTTTCACCATCCTTCAACTTACCTGTAACATCAAACTGAAACGAGTTAAAACCGCCTTTATGTGTGCCCAGCTTTTTACCGTTCAGGTAAACATGCGACTCGTAATTTACGGCGCCGAAGTACAAGATATAGCGTTTACCCGCTTTAACATCGGCCTTAAACTTACGGCGGTACCAAACCGTTCCCTCGTACATTTCGAGCTTTTCAACTTGTGAGTTCCAGTCACCCGGCACATTTAAGGTTGGCGAGTAGTCAAAATCATACTCAATCAATTCGCCTTTGTCCTTTGGCTTCTTATCATCATAAAAACCACCGGTACCTGATGCCGACTGATCGAAAGCCTCATGCCGGTAATCATAATAGCCGTTTTCGTAAGGGTCAACAATATAATTCCATCGGCCGTTAAGGCTCAATATCTTACGTGCCTGAATGTTTTGAATGAGTGCTGTTTGAGCAACAGCGCCTTTAATACTTAATAACAGAATGGTAAAAAGTATGTAGTGTAGTTTTCGCATACTGGTTTTGTGTTGCCAGCAACCATAATGTTGCCGGCGGGGTAGATGTTTGTTAATAGCCTAGGTTTTGCCCTAAAGCAGGCGCCCGGTTTAGTTCGTTCTGGGAAATGGGATATAGATAGTTTTGATCTCCGAATACACGGTTTTGTACTTGGAAGCGCTCATAATTAAAGGTACCGTTAGCATTTTTTGTAATGCGCATACCATTTACAGGCACGTTAAAGAAACGGGCACCTTCTTTCCAGCGCCGTACATCAAAAAAGCGATGGCCTTCAAAACAAAGTTCTACCTGGCGTTCATGATGTATACGCTCGCGCATGGCCTCTTTAGTAGGCTGTACGTAAGCATTCCCTGTCGGGTTGGTAGTTTGCAGGGCTGGCAAAGCTACGCCTGTACGCTGCCTAACTAAATTTACGTATCTTAACACCTCGGCGTTAGGACCTTGCACCTCATTAAGCGCCTCTGCATAATTGAGTAATATTTCGGCGTAACGGAAAATTACCCATGGCCGGCGCGAACTGGTATTGCTTTGCTGGTTCCAGGTAACCCCATCGTTAAAAAACTTACGCATGTAATAACCTGTTTTTGTAGCATTCACATTAGCCCCTAGTCCATCACGACCACCCACAAATGTTTCGATAGCGCGGCTTTTATAAGTTTTGCCATTGTAATGAATAACCAGATCGAAGCGGGGATCGCGGTTGGCGTAAGGGTTGGTAGCGCTATAACCCGAAAGCGGATCGGTAACAAGGCGACCGGTGGTACGCATTTCGAAAGCATCTACCATTTCCTGTGTAGGATTGGTTCTGCCCAGCGCACCATCATAACCAACGGGCGCATTGTTCTGCTCTATATCGTTACGGCTGCTGGGTTGCCCGGAAAAGATCACCTCCTTATTATATGGCGCTGTGCCGAACAGGAATATGTTGTTGTAAGGCGTAATTAAAGAGTGTAAATTACGGTCGATGATAGCCTTAGCAGCGTTGGCGGCGGTTTGCCACTTCGCAACATCGGCCGATGGATTATACTGAGGGCTGGCAGCGTATAACAGCAAACGCGATTTTAGCGCCATAGCTGCAGTCTGTGTGGCCCTGCCTTTGTAAGTATTACTGTAGGAATCGGTATAAGCAGGCAGGCGCTGAATTGCCGAGTCGCAATCGAGCGTTATCTGGCTTACACACTCAGCAAAGGTATTGCGGGGCAGGTTAAGCTCTTCGTTATTCTCAAAAACGCGGGTAGCCAACACAATACGGCCATAACGTTGCAACAGCTCAAAATGAAAGTAGGCACGCAGAAAAAATGCCTCGCCTTTCAATCTCGCTTTTTGGCCTGTTAAGGTCGAATCATAAGCGGCCTTTACCGGATCCGGGTCTTTCACCACTTCAGAAGGTACGCTAACAATGTTACTGGCATTTACATTAGCCAGGAATAGGTTGGCCCGTCTTAAGCCGGTATACAGGTTACTGTACAGATCATCAACCGTGCGAAACGGGCTCCAAGTGCCGTTGGTAAAGGTGTAGACACTTGAGTTCAGGTTGGAGTTAACTGCCTCATCGGTGGCCGATGCCTGCATAGCACCGTTATCGTCAATGTCATAACGATCGGGAACATTGGTGTAGGCGCTGTTTAACACACCGCGGGCATAATCATTATTTGCCCAAACCTGCTGGCCGGTTATAGGGCCTTCGGTAACACTACCATCGTCCAGATACTTTTTGCAACCTGTGCCCAACGCTGTAAGCAGCATGATAGCTATGTAAAAGGTGTATTTTTTACTTTTCATCTCATTCAACATCATAGGTTCACAATTAAAATTTCACGTTTATACCAACAGAGTAGGTCCTGAGGTTGGGATAGGCAAATGCATAGCCCGATTGTGGCATCTCCGGGTCTACACCCAAACCATCGAGCTTATCAAACGTAAGCAGGTTAAAGCCACTCAGGTAGACGCGCAATGATGAGAGCTTTATCTTATTAACCCAACGGGCGGGTAAGGTATAGCCGATTTCGGCATGCTTGAGGCGCAGGTAATCGCCATTGCGCAGCCAGAAGTCAGAGTTTTGCGTGTTGTTAGCGCGGTCGGCCACCAGCAGGCGCGGGTAAAGCGCAGCGTCAGCGTTGGCGGGTGTCCAGCGGTTAACGCTAAACTGGTTAAGGTAACCATTACTTGCAGTGCCGCTGTTTACCAGGTTATTAATAGAAATTGTTCGGCCTGCTGTTCCCTGAAACATCACAGCCACATCAACACCTGCATACTTCACCGAGCCACCAAAACCATAGTAAGCCTTGGGCACATAATTGTAATCGGTACGCACAAAGTCTAAATTATCAATAACGTTATCGCCGTTAATATCTTTGTACTTGATATCGCCAGCTTTAACTGTACCGGCAAAACGCTGTACGGGTGAAGCAGCAACCTCGGCATCGCTTTGGAAAACACCGTCGGCCTGTAAAAAGTTGCTAATGTAGGTAGGGCCGCTTGAACTTACCTGCATTACACTGCCAATAGTATGGCCTAACGGTTTCTGGTAAGCGGGTAAACCAGCCTCTTCATTAATAGCCAGAACTTTGCTTTTTTGATAAGTATAGTTACCAAATAGGTTCAGCTCAACTTTATTCAGTTTTTTATAAAAGCTCAGTTCTGTTTCAACACCGCGATAGCGTGCCTTGCCGGCATTAACCTGTATTAAGTTCTGGCCTATAATACTTGGTGTGAGCGAATTGGTCAACAAGTCCGAACGCAGTTCCTGAAAATAATCAGCGCTTAGGCTAAACATCTGGTTCAGGAATTTGGCATCAAAGCCTATGCTGGTTTTGCGGGCTCTTTCCCAGGTAAGATCAGGATTGGCCAATGCATTTTGGGTTGTTGCGTTTGGTGCAGAAAAGCCGGTACCAAATATAAAGCCGGTTTGCCCGCGGCTAAAGTAGTTGTTATAAGCGTACCGACGGCCCAGGCTATAGTCATCGTTACCTACTATGCCGTATGATGCGCGCAGTTTTAGGTAGTTTAAAAACTTCGCCGACTTTAAGAAGCTTTCCTCCGAGACAATCCATCCGGCAGACACGGCTGGAAAAAAGCCCCATTGCTTACCCGGCGCAAACACTTGCGAACCTGAATAGGTACCAATTACATCCACGAAGTAACGTTGGTTGTAGTTATAAGAAAGCCGGTTAGACCAACCCTCTGCCTTGTCATCAAGTGAACCAGGGGCCGATATAACAGTACGCATATAGCGTGTAGTAAAATTGATGCCGTGACTGCCAAACGTCTTATCATAATCAAAACCGCCCCAAAACTCGTTACTGCGCAGGTTGCTGTTAAAATCGGTATTGGCAAAAGTTAATGGGGTTGCTGTGCCATAAGCCGAGTAGCTACCCACGGTTGCACCCGGTTCATACACGGCAAAATCCTGCGCATAGCCCGAGGTATAATTGCTGCGTATGTCATATGAATACAATACATTTATAGAAAGGCCTGGTATAAAGTTTACCTTTTGGCGGGCGGTTAAGGTGGCCAACAGGCTTCGGGTTAAATCGGTGGCATTACCATCGGCTGTTAAAAGTGCCAGCGGGTTATTTCTGAACAATGAAGTACCACCAAATGAGCCATTTGGATTTAACAAAGGATAGGCATTTGCCGGTGTGGTATAAATAGCACCCAGTATAGTTGAGTTAGTAGCATCGGCATGGCGCAAGCTGTTAATACGGCCGCCTACGTCAACCTGCACATCCAGATTTTTGTTAACATGCAGATCCAGATTGGTACGAAAGTTATACCGTTGAAAATTGCTGTTAGCATTATACTCCGGGTTGT
Protein-coding sequences here:
- a CDS encoding TonB-dependent receptor; protein product: MSLTKYKYILSVLCCLLWAGMVLAQRPDEQLTISGKVLGANRQPLAGVNVYKQESGASVQTGADGGFSFQGTATDVIVFQYAGYITITKIAPELSNANVVLQPALIDAGDADDVYIPFGIRKKRQLTGTVSAVKGSQLPQLPSSTLNNVLVGRLAGLYIQQTDVGPGADEATFLVRGRSSYNSNQQPIILVDGVQRNFTDMDLNEVESISVFKDAASLSWYGMYGANGIISVRTKRGSATRTRITFDAQGGMQTPLSLTRPLDAYTYASLYNEAQANSGAAPVYNQAALDAYRNGTDPIAYPNNNFVDQFIKKAAPVQRYVATVSGGNSFARYFTMISYFNQDGLYKGANNPEYNANSNFQRYNFRTNLDLHVNKNLDVQVDVGGRINSLRHADATNSTILGAIYTTPANAYPLLNPNGSFGGTSLFRNNPLALLTADGNATDLTRSLLATLTARQKVNFIPGLSINVLYSYDIRSNYTSGYAQDFAVYEPGATVGSYSAYGTATPLTFANTDFNSNLRSNEFWGGFDYDKTFGSHGINFTTRYMRTVISAPGSLDDKAEGWSNRLSYNYNQRYFVDVIGTYSGSQVFAPGKQWGFFPAVSAGWIVSEESFLKSAKFLNYLKLRASYGIVGNDDYSLGRRYAYNNYFSRGQTGFIFGTGFSAPNATTQNALANPDLTWERARKTSIGFDAKFLNQMFSLSADYFQELRSDLLTNSLTPSIIGQNLIQVNAGKARYRGVETELSFYKKLNKVELNLFGNYTYQKSKVLAINEEAGLPAYQKPLGHTIGSVMQVSSSGPTYISNFLQADGVFQSDAEVAASPVQRFAGTVKAGDIKYKDINGDNVIDNLDFVRTDYNYVPKAYYGFGGSVKYAGVDVAVMFQGTAGRTISINNLVNSGTASNGYLNQFSVNRWTPANADAALYPRLLVADRANNTQNSDFWLRNGDYLRLKHAEIGYTLPARWVNKIKLSSLRVYLSGFNLLTFDKLDGLGVDPEMPQSGYAFAYPNLRTYSVGINVKF